The segment CAAAGAACAATAATTAACTTGAGTATAGGGTTATCCGTAATATGCACGGTACTTTCATGGTTCATCATCACGGGGATTGAAAACAGGCCTTTCCTGCCAAGTTTAACAGACGGCCGGGCTATACCCGTACAAATTCTGCTGGGAAGCTTATATGGCTCTGTTGCCGGGTTAATTTGCTTGTTTTTGTTATTAGCGGCGCCCGTTTTTGAAGATTTGCGCAATCTGTTCATTGGAATAATCAATGATGTCAATTTGAATCCAGTTACAATAATACTTATATCGGCCCTGGCCGGTTTTAGCGAGGAGTTTCTGTTTCGCGGCGGCTTACAACCGTTAATCGGCTTATGGTGGTCTTCGGCCCTTTTCATTGCCCTGCACGGA is part of the Desulfallas thermosapovorans DSM 6562 genome and harbors:
- a CDS encoding CPBP family intramembrane glutamic endopeptidase, whose amino-acid sequence is MFLLLAAPVFEDLRNLFIGIINDVNLNPVTIILISALAGFSEEFLFRGGLQPLIGLWWSSALFIALHGYFNPRNWRITLYGLLMFALSIGLGLMYQWVGLLAAIFAHTMVDVVILLGLLVNQKYYLK